A stretch of the Vigna radiata var. radiata cultivar VC1973A chromosome 7, Vradiata_ver6, whole genome shotgun sequence genome encodes the following:
- the LOC106767904 gene encoding probable calcium-binding protein CML13 isoform X2 yields MGKELSDEQVAAMKEAFTLFDTNRNGLIAPSELGVLMRSLGGNPTQAQLKAIVAEEKLSSPFDFSRFLDLMAKHLKVEPFDRQLRDAFKVIDKDNTGFVSVADLRHILTSIGEKLEPSEFDQWINDANVVSDGKIRYEDFITKMVAK; encoded by the coding sequence ATGGGTAAAGAGTTAAGCGATGAACAAGTTGCAGCGATGAAGGAAGCTTTCACGTTGTTCGATACAAATCGTAATGGTTTGATCGCTCCATCGGAGCTTGGTGTGTTGATGCGATCTTTGGGCGGAAACCCAACCCAAGCCCAACTAAAGGCGATTGTGGCTGAAGAAAAGCTGAGCAGTCCCTTTGATTTCTCACGATTTTTGGATCTGATGGCAAAACATTTGAAGGTTGAACCTTTTGATCGTCAGCTTCGTGACGCCTTCAAGGTCATCGACAAGGATAACACTGGCTTCGTCTCTGTCGCCGACCTTCGTCATATTCTCACCAGCATTGGCGAGAAACTCGAACCTTCTGAGTTTGACCAATGGATCAATGATGCTAACGTCGTCTCTGATGGTAAGATCCGCTACGAAGATTTCATCACCAAAATGGTCGCTAAGTGA